The following proteins are encoded in a genomic region of Dyadobacter sp. UC 10:
- a CDS encoding DUF1761 domain-containing protein, with amino-acid sequence MRRQSVNLWAVLVCVVIGQVVPALWYGAFSDKWMALNGFTPEQIKAATSPAPYLASIVSSSFAAYTIAWVFTKIPVKSLFAGFVIGLLFGVVFVLFETIVKDMFSLKPLLLSLIDGGVSAIVYAITGSILGGWRKYE; translated from the coding sequence ATGAGAAGACAATCTGTCAATCTTTGGGCCGTGCTGGTATGCGTAGTTATAGGGCAAGTGGTTCCGGCTTTATGGTATGGCGCTTTTTCTGATAAATGGATGGCGTTGAACGGGTTCACACCGGAGCAGATCAAAGCAGCCACCAGTCCGGCTCCCTACCTTGCCAGTATTGTTTCTTCCTCTTTCGCCGCCTATACCATCGCGTGGGTGTTCACTAAAATCCCTGTCAAATCTTTGTTTGCCGGTTTCGTCATCGGGCTCTTGTTCGGAGTGGTTTTTGTATTGTTCGAAACGATTGTAAAGGATATGTTTTCCCTGAAACCATTGCTGCTGTCCCTGATCGACGGAGGGGTGAGTGCAATCGTTTATGCTATCACCGGTAGTATTCTGGGGGGATGGCGCAAATATGAATAA
- the queG gene encoding tRNA epoxyqueuosine(34) reductase QueG has translation MTTADLVCQERSQFVKMKAREAGFDFCGISKAEFLKDEAPRLENWLKKGSNGAMGYMANHFDKRLDPTKLVEGAKSVISVLLNYYPEKRLPEGEEDLKISKYAYGTDYHIVLKEKLAALMLGISEEVGEVNGRVFTDSAPVMDKVWAAKSGLGWVGKHSNLLNRETGSFFFIGEIICDLELAPDGPVQDYCGTCTRCIDACPTDAITEPFVVDGSKCISYYTIELKDAIPEDVRGKFDNWIFGCDICQDVCPWNRFSRPHATPEFNLSETLSAFSKSDWQEITEEVFREIFKRSPVKRAKFDGLKRNIDFVISSK, from the coding sequence ATGACGACCGCAGATCTAGTATGCCAGGAAAGAAGTCAGTTCGTGAAGATGAAAGCAAGGGAAGCTGGCTTTGATTTTTGTGGTATCTCGAAAGCGGAGTTTCTGAAAGATGAAGCTCCAAGACTGGAAAACTGGCTGAAAAAAGGCAGTAATGGTGCTATGGGGTACATGGCGAACCATTTTGACAAACGGCTCGATCCGACGAAGCTGGTTGAAGGAGCGAAAAGCGTTATTTCCGTACTGCTTAATTATTATCCCGAAAAACGACTGCCCGAGGGAGAAGAGGATCTCAAAATTTCCAAATATGCTTACGGCACCGACTATCATATTGTATTAAAAGAAAAACTGGCTGCATTAATGCTCGGGATCAGCGAGGAAGTGGGTGAAGTGAATGGAAGAGTATTCACAGATTCCGCGCCGGTGATGGATAAAGTATGGGCGGCAAAGAGCGGACTGGGCTGGGTCGGCAAGCATTCCAATCTCCTGAACCGCGAAACCGGCAGCTTTTTCTTTATAGGAGAAATCATCTGCGACCTCGAACTGGCACCCGACGGGCCCGTCCAGGATTATTGCGGCACCTGCACCCGCTGCATCGACGCCTGCCCGACCGATGCGATAACCGAACCATTCGTGGTTGATGGAAGTAAATGTATCAGTTACTATACCATTGAACTCAAAGATGCAATTCCTGAGGATGTGCGGGGGAAATTCGACAACTGGATTTTCGGATGTGATATTTGTCAGGATGTTTGCCCGTGGAACCGCTTTTCCAGGCCGCATGCCACGCCCGAGTTCAATCTTTCTGAAACTTTGTCAGCGTTCAGCAAGAGTGATTGGCAGGAAATTACGGAGGAAGTGTTCAGAGAAATTTTTAAACGGTCGCCTGTAAAAAGAGCGAAATTTGATGGTTTGAAGCGAAATATAGATTTTGTTATATCATCTAAATAA
- a CDS encoding nucleotide exchange factor GrpE has translation MPENTEFNIDQDKNYEMNEENAPLETDNTATSENNEISNSVPLDNAGQEITGEAPSGEAPSAEAPVEAVETDPVTAAKIEIAELKDKYIRLYADFENFRRRTAKEKLEMISGAGADMVKLILPIVDDFERAKVSFDSSTDVEALKEGVDLIYTKLFKALESKGLKPMESKGEAFDAEIHESIAQFPAPSEDLKGKVIDEIEKGYYLNDKVIRYAKVIVGA, from the coding sequence ATGCCGGAAAATACAGAATTCAACATAGATCAAGACAAAAACTACGAAATGAACGAGGAAAATGCGCCATTGGAAACTGACAACACGGCAACAAGTGAAAACAATGAAATTTCCAATTCCGTCCCTCTCGATAATGCAGGGCAGGAGATAACTGGTGAGGCACCCTCTGGTGAGGCACCCTCTGCTGAGGCACCCGTCGAAGCGGTAGAAACCGATCCGGTAACAGCAGCCAAAATCGAGATCGCAGAATTGAAGGACAAATACATCCGTCTTTATGCAGATTTTGAGAACTTCCGCAGAAGAACCGCAAAGGAAAAGCTGGAAATGATCTCCGGTGCGGGAGCTGATATGGTGAAGCTGATACTGCCGATTGTGGACGATTTTGAGCGCGCAAAGGTATCTTTTGACTCTTCAACAGATGTGGAAGCATTAAAAGAAGGTGTCGACCTGATTTACACTAAGCTATTCAAAGCATTGGAATCCAAAGGATTAAAACCAATGGAATCCAAAGGAGAAGCTTTTGACGCTGAAATTCACGAGTCAATCGCGCAATTCCCTGCGCCCTCGGAAGACCTGAAAGGCAAGGTGATCGATGAGATTGAAAAAGGATATTATTTAAACGATAAGGTGATCCGCTACGCGAAAGTGATCGTGGGTGCCTGA
- the dnaJ gene encoding molecular chaperone DnaJ → MAKKRDYYEVLGVDRKAAAEDIKKAYRKLAIKFHPDKNPEDPTAEDKFKEAAEAYSILSDDNKRARYDQFGHAGVGGASGGGAGGFSGGGFTMDDIFSQFGDIFGDSSPFGDIFGRQGGGGGRRVRKGSDLRIKLKLNLEEVANGVEKKIKVKRHVTCNTCGGNGAKHGTSLTNCNSCNGTGQVRKVVSTMLGQMVSTSTCPTCNGDGKIISERCDSCAGEGRLLQDDLITLNIPGGVAEGMQLSMSGKGNVPARGGMAGDLLIVIEEEEDASLKRDGNNVVFDMHLSFIDAALGTSVEIPTIDGKARITVESGTQAGKILRLKGKGIKDLNGYGKGDQLVHINVWTPQQLSSDERETLESLRHSPNFQPKPGKNEKGFFDKMKDFFH, encoded by the coding sequence ATGGCAAAGAAAAGAGATTATTATGAGGTACTGGGCGTAGACAGAAAGGCTGCGGCAGAAGACATTAAAAAAGCTTACCGCAAGCTTGCAATCAAATTTCACCCGGATAAAAACCCGGAAGATCCCACGGCAGAAGATAAATTTAAAGAAGCTGCCGAAGCTTACAGCATTTTGAGCGATGATAATAAGCGCGCGCGTTACGACCAGTTCGGACATGCGGGCGTAGGTGGAGCAAGCGGAGGCGGGGCCGGCGGATTCAGTGGCGGCGGCTTTACCATGGACGATATTTTCTCCCAATTCGGGGATATATTCGGAGACAGCAGCCCGTTCGGAGATATTTTCGGACGCCAGGGTGGAGGCGGAGGTCGCCGGGTACGTAAGGGATCGGATCTCCGGATCAAGCTGAAACTGAACCTGGAAGAGGTTGCCAATGGTGTGGAGAAGAAAATCAAGGTGAAACGCCACGTAACCTGCAATACCTGCGGGGGAAATGGCGCGAAACACGGTACTTCCCTCACCAACTGTAACAGCTGTAACGGAACCGGCCAGGTACGCAAAGTGGTAAGCACGATGCTCGGCCAGATGGTTTCGACCAGCACCTGCCCAACCTGTAACGGCGACGGCAAGATCATCAGCGAGCGTTGCGATTCATGCGCAGGAGAAGGAAGATTGTTGCAAGACGACCTGATCACCCTGAACATACCGGGTGGCGTAGCGGAAGGAATGCAGCTTTCGATGTCGGGCAAGGGTAATGTGCCTGCACGCGGCGGCATGGCAGGTGACCTGCTGATCGTGATCGAGGAAGAAGAGGATGCTTCACTGAAACGCGACGGTAACAACGTCGTATTCGATATGCACCTGAGCTTTATCGACGCGGCTTTGGGTACGTCTGTTGAAATACCTACCATCGACGGAAAAGCACGCATTACGGTTGAATCCGGGACACAAGCCGGCAAAATCCTGAGACTGAAAGGTAAAGGTATTAAAGACCTGAACGGATACGGAAAAGGAGATCAGCTGGTCCATATTAACGTTTGGACACCACAGCAGCTTTCTTCTGACGAACGTGAAACGTTAGAATCTCTTCGTCACTCTCCTAACTTCCAGCCGAAGCCCGGAAAGAATGAAAAAGGCTTTTTTGACAAAATGAAAGATTTCTTTCACTGA
- a CDS encoding alpha/beta fold hydrolase — MHLNCITHLTDQMPFPPAFRKFKWLKISAFILLFAWLIFSQSCMKFRTKDADAAEAFKKAGVSIEFKNLPVNGGTLHYAKTGSESLPTLFFVHGSPGSWDAFSGYMQDTALLSRFRMISVDRPGFGYSDFGKAKHLQPQAAMIRQIIEKEHNGRPVHLIGHSIGGPVIVEMAEDEPDSYNSLTILAGSISPFEEPRERWRYVARWIPFRYLIPGAFRPSNTEIVYFKKDLYHLDSMFHKIQIPVTFIHGDADTFVSVKNVDYGKKKLGDRVEVNVIIIPGANHFIPWQHYEIIQKHLLTLH, encoded by the coding sequence ATGCATTTAAATTGTATCACGCATCTTACGGATCAAATGCCTTTCCCGCCAGCTTTCCGAAAATTCAAATGGTTAAAAATCAGCGCCTTCATATTGCTTTTCGCCTGGCTGATTTTTTCGCAGAGCTGTATGAAGTTCCGGACCAAAGATGCGGATGCTGCCGAGGCTTTTAAAAAAGCAGGAGTTTCCATTGAATTTAAAAACCTCCCGGTAAACGGCGGAACATTGCACTACGCGAAAACCGGCTCTGAATCACTCCCTACCCTGTTTTTTGTTCACGGCTCACCGGGTAGCTGGGACGCATTCTCCGGTTACATGCAGGATACCGCATTACTCAGCCGCTTCCGCATGATCTCCGTAGACCGTCCGGGATTCGGGTATAGTGATTTTGGAAAAGCCAAACACCTGCAACCACAAGCTGCAATGATCCGGCAAATCATCGAAAAGGAACATAATGGCAGGCCCGTACATTTGATCGGCCACAGTATTGGCGGGCCGGTAATCGTGGAAATGGCCGAAGACGAGCCGGATAGTTATAATTCCCTTACTATATTGGCTGGTTCCATATCCCCATTCGAGGAGCCGCGCGAACGCTGGCGGTACGTAGCGCGGTGGATTCCATTCAGGTATTTAATCCCCGGTGCATTCCGGCCTTCCAATACAGAGATCGTGTATTTCAAAAAGGATTTGTATCACCTGGATTCGATGTTTCACAAAATTCAAATTCCGGTAACATTTATTCACGGCGATGCAGATACTTTTGTGAGCGTAAAAAATGTGGATTACGGTAAAAAGAAACTGGGCGACCGTGTCGAAGTTAATGTCATTATCATTCCCGGCGCAAATCACTTCATTCCGTGGCAGCATTATGAAATCATTCAAAAGCATTTGTTAACGCTTCATTGA
- a CDS encoding endonuclease/exonuclease/phosphatase family protein, translated as MKKLLLPLLISTTPIIVQAQSATLTFATYNVSMEAENYYPRGTKGLSEQILVKELSTGSNQQIKNIAKIIKTVRPDVILLNEFDYVKDPNSGVGAFIRNYLQNDSDGVKGIDYPYYYYSTVNTGQPSPFDLDRNGKAEQYGADAWGFGNYPGQYGMVLLSRFPIDTANVRTFQHFKWKDMPGALKTTNADGTDWYSPEAWALFPLSSKSHWDVPVQVNGKTIHFLASHPTPPSFDGPEDRNGKRNHDEIRFWKDYISDGAYIYDDKGKKGGLAADAAFVILGDQNASPDEGNAIGEGIRSLLSHSKINNEMPPASSGGAQHSSSNAFAKNHTAFWRMRADYVLPSRKGFKVVNSGVFWPAKGEPMAELVEKRESSSDHRLVWVKVELD; from the coding sequence ATGAAAAAATTACTCCTTCCGCTATTGATCTCAACCACTCCGATTATCGTGCAGGCACAATCTGCCACGCTGACCTTTGCTACTTACAATGTAAGCATGGAAGCCGAAAATTATTATCCGCGGGGCACCAAGGGCCTTTCTGAACAGATATTGGTCAAGGAACTTTCCACGGGCAGCAATCAGCAGATTAAGAACATCGCCAAAATTATCAAGACCGTCAGACCGGATGTGATCCTGCTGAACGAGTTTGATTATGTGAAAGACCCCAACAGCGGAGTAGGTGCGTTTATTCGAAATTACCTTCAAAATGATTCCGACGGTGTGAAAGGAATCGATTATCCCTATTACTATTATTCGACTGTCAACACCGGCCAGCCAAGTCCGTTTGACCTCGACAGGAATGGAAAAGCCGAGCAGTACGGCGCCGATGCCTGGGGTTTTGGAAATTACCCGGGTCAGTATGGAATGGTATTGCTCTCGCGCTTCCCAATCGATACTGCCAACGTGAGAACTTTTCAGCATTTCAAATGGAAGGACATGCCTGGCGCACTGAAAACCACCAATGCCGACGGTACCGACTGGTATTCACCCGAAGCCTGGGCGCTTTTTCCGCTTTCTTCCAAATCACATTGGGACGTACCGGTACAAGTAAATGGAAAAACGATCCATTTCCTCGCCAGCCACCCTACCCCGCCCTCTTTCGACGGCCCGGAAGACCGTAACGGAAAGCGCAACCACGACGAAATACGTTTCTGGAAAGATTACATCAGCGACGGCGCCTATATTTATGATGACAAAGGCAAAAAGGGCGGACTGGCTGCCGATGCGGCATTCGTTATTCTTGGCGATCAGAACGCTTCACCTGACGAAGGCAATGCGATCGGTGAGGGAATCCGCTCTTTATTATCCCACTCAAAAATCAATAATGAAATGCCGCCGGCAAGCAGCGGCGGGGCGCAACACAGCAGTTCCAATGCATTTGCCAAAAACCATACCGCATTCTGGCGTATGCGGGCGGATTATGTACTTCCGTCGAGAAAAGGCTTCAAAGTTGTCAATAGCGGTGTTTTCTGGCCGGCAAAGGGCGAACCGATGGCGGAACTGGTTGAAAAAAGAGAATCCAGCTCAGATCACCGTTTGGTTTGGGTGAAGGTTGAGCTGGATTAG
- a CDS encoding glycosyltransferase family 117 protein — protein sequence MTRFNRSNNLAGWIVFAIAFITYALTVERTASFWDCGEFIACAFKLQVPHPPGAPFFLLIGRLFSLFAFGDLTNVAYWVNMVSVLSSAFTILFLFWTITLLARKFVSKSDSELTTADTILVIGAALIGSLAYTWSDSFWFSAVEAEVYGMSSFFTAIVIWAVFKWERVEDPAAENRWLILIAYLVGLSIGVHLLNLVTIPALALVYYFKKYPKTSVFGGILAFAGGLVILGIINSGIIPGLPSIAGKFEIFFVNSLGMPYKSGVIFFIILFLGALIWGIRYSHQKGNVLLNTGLLSLAFVLIGYASYLMVLVRAEYNPPINENNPNDVLSFVSYLKREQYGSRPLLFGPSFVSRPVSQKRGAPMYRKQNGKYVIYDYRPEYEYEPGSSMLLPRMYSTQPGHPQLYQQMTGLAEGQKPTMGHNLSFMFSYQIGHMYWRYFLWNFVGRESDEEGAGNMLPWDVTKKYPEPIENNKAHDNFFMLPFLLGLFGIVMMYFRQKRDLLVLGLLFVLTGVALVVYLNSPPTEPRERDYIYVGSFYIFCIWIGFGVLAIADAISKFVGNASSRAVAATAVSLVVPVIMGVKGWDNHNRSHRYHSVDFAKNLLNSCAPNAILFTGGDNDTFPLWYVQEVEGFRTDVRVCNLSLLGTDWYIDQMKRKTYLSEALPISLDKNNYAFGKNDIVPFYEIPSVKNGINLKEYLGLVKQENKAIQVPLTSGDMTSILPSSVLFLPVNAEAVKKMNIIKSDLVPFVSDSISWTIGKGDLYKSDLIMLDIIATNDWQRPIYFSSTLGGSSYLNLKEYMQLEGYAYRLLPVKVPGASDGYVNADVMYNNLMTKMSWRELDNPNTYYDNTYLGSPVATARIAFLRLAGQLLADGRKDEAKKAIDKSLATMPDKSIPYDQFSANFIGPLFDLGETARALKIADTMALRADEVLTWAKENGTTKRRDSNVYLYILQIIVQECREAKQEVAAKKYETIFQKHLAAFNMYGGGQ from the coding sequence ATGACCCGTTTCAACCGTTCCAACAACCTTGCGGGTTGGATTGTATTCGCAATTGCATTCATCACATACGCACTTACAGTAGAACGAACCGCCAGTTTTTGGGATTGCGGCGAATTCATTGCCTGTGCATTCAAATTGCAGGTGCCCCACCCCCCGGGAGCACCCTTTTTTCTTTTAATAGGCCGCCTGTTCTCGCTTTTTGCATTTGGTGATCTTACCAATGTAGCCTACTGGGTCAATATGGTATCTGTGCTGAGCAGCGCCTTTACGATCCTGTTCCTTTTCTGGACGATTACATTGCTTGCCCGCAAATTCGTTTCCAAATCCGATAGTGAATTGACAACGGCTGATACCATTCTGGTAATCGGGGCAGCATTGATCGGGTCGCTGGCTTATACCTGGTCTGACTCGTTTTGGTTTTCGGCAGTTGAGGCTGAGGTTTATGGTATGTCGTCGTTTTTTACTGCGATCGTGATCTGGGCGGTATTTAAATGGGAGCGTGTAGAAGATCCTGCTGCTGAAAATCGCTGGCTGATCCTGATCGCATATTTGGTTGGTCTGTCAATTGGGGTCCACTTGTTGAACCTGGTGACGATCCCTGCGCTTGCATTGGTTTATTATTTCAAGAAATACCCAAAAACAAGCGTTTTTGGAGGAATACTTGCATTTGCTGGCGGTTTGGTGATTTTGGGAATTATCAATTCAGGTATCATTCCCGGGCTGCCGAGTATCGCTGGTAAGTTTGAAATATTCTTCGTCAACTCGCTTGGCATGCCCTACAAATCAGGGGTTATATTCTTTATCATTCTGTTTCTGGGCGCACTGATCTGGGGAATTCGTTATTCTCACCAGAAAGGTAATGTACTGTTAAATACCGGCTTGCTTTCACTGGCTTTTGTATTGATAGGCTACGCGAGTTACCTGATGGTACTGGTTCGCGCTGAGTACAACCCGCCGATCAACGAAAACAATCCAAACGATGTGCTTAGCTTCGTTTCCTACCTGAAAAGGGAACAGTATGGAAGCCGCCCTCTGCTATTCGGTCCGTCATTTGTTTCGCGGCCGGTAAGCCAGAAACGCGGAGCACCAATGTACCGGAAGCAAAACGGTAAATATGTCATCTACGATTACAGACCGGAATATGAATACGAGCCAGGCAGCAGCATGCTCCTGCCCCGTATGTACAGTACCCAGCCCGGACACCCGCAGCTATACCAGCAAATGACGGGACTAGCCGAAGGGCAGAAGCCGACCATGGGGCACAATCTCTCTTTCATGTTCTCCTATCAGATCGGACACATGTACTGGCGGTATTTCCTTTGGAATTTCGTCGGACGTGAAAGTGATGAAGAAGGTGCGGGTAATATGCTTCCCTGGGACGTTACCAAAAAATATCCCGAGCCGATCGAGAACAACAAGGCACACGATAACTTCTTCATGCTGCCGTTTTTACTCGGGCTGTTTGGTATTGTGATGATGTATTTCCGGCAAAAACGTGACCTGCTGGTACTTGGATTACTATTTGTCCTGACTGGGGTTGCACTCGTAGTTTACCTGAATTCACCGCCCACAGAACCCCGGGAGCGTGACTATATCTACGTTGGATCGTTCTATATCTTCTGTATCTGGATTGGATTCGGCGTTTTGGCCATTGCAGATGCGATCAGCAAATTTGTGGGCAATGCATCTTCTCGCGCAGTAGCTGCTACGGCCGTTTCGCTGGTGGTACCTGTGATTATGGGTGTAAAAGGTTGGGATAACCATAACCGCAGCCACCGTTACCACTCTGTTGATTTTGCCAAAAACCTCCTGAATTCCTGTGCGCCGAATGCAATCCTGTTCACAGGAGGTGATAACGATACTTTCCCGCTTTGGTACGTTCAGGAAGTGGAAGGTTTCCGTACGGATGTTCGCGTTTGTAACCTTAGCTTGCTTGGTACCGACTGGTATATCGACCAGATGAAACGTAAAACTTATCTTTCGGAGGCGCTGCCTATTTCTTTGGATAAAAACAATTATGCTTTCGGTAAAAACGACATTGTGCCATTCTACGAAATCCCAAGCGTAAAAAATGGCATTAACCTGAAAGAATACCTTGGCCTGGTAAAACAGGAAAATAAGGCGATCCAGGTTCCGTTGACCAGCGGAGATATGACCTCGATCCTCCCTTCGTCTGTATTGTTTTTGCCTGTCAATGCGGAGGCCGTTAAGAAAATGAATATCATTAAATCCGACCTGGTTCCTTTCGTAAGTGATTCTATCAGCTGGACGATCGGGAAAGGTGATTTGTACAAATCGGATTTGATCATGCTGGATATTATCGCAACCAACGATTGGCAGCGTCCCATTTACTTCTCGTCAACGCTGGGTGGATCCAGTTATCTGAACCTGAAAGAATATATGCAGCTAGAAGGTTATGCATACCGGCTGCTGCCTGTGAAAGTGCCTGGCGCAAGCGATGGTTACGTGAATGCGGATGTGATGTACAACAACCTCATGACGAAAATGTCGTGGCGCGAGCTGGACAATCCGAACACCTATTACGACAATACATATCTGGGTTCTCCGGTAGCCACAGCCAGGATCGCATTCCTTAGATTGGCAGGTCAGCTGCTGGCAGACGGTCGCAAGGACGAAGCGAAGAAGGCGATTGACAAATCACTTGCCACGATGCCGGATAAAAGCATTCCTTACGATCAGTTCTCGGCCAACTTTATCGGACCATTGTTTGATTTGGGAGAAACTGCCCGTGCTTTGAAAATTGCCGATACAATGGCATTGCGAGCTGACGAAGTGCTGACCTGGGCAAAAGAAAACGGTACAACCAAGCGGCGCGACAGTAACGTTTATCTGTATATCCTGCAAATCATCGTTCAGGAATGCCGCGAAGCGAAACAGGAGGTTGCCGCCAAGAAGTACGAAACAATATTCCAGAAACACCTGGCCGCATTTAATATGTACGGCGGCGGGCAATAG
- a CDS encoding ABC transporter permease, producing MRNIFLVIKREYLVRVKKKSFLVMTLLGPLLFVGFYAAVIWVAIGSVDTKTVQVLDESGLFRSEFKNSETLAFTFIDGNIDSAKADFRKTDANALVYIPKNVIKEPKSVRIYASKNVSMDLKSEIEKVIEKEIEDIKLSEAGITHKILEDSRVNVNSETISLSEEGEKNSSSAAATAIGGVCAFLIYMSVFIYGTQVMRGITEEKTSRIVEVIISSVKPFQLMLGKIIGVALVGLTQFLLWIILTTALTSATSAIVSSQISKESPQVQQEMEKMQNGMPSKGVPGSNVENPMTEILGAVSSLNLPLIIGCFLFYYLGGYLLYSALFGAVGAAVDNDADTQQFMLPITLPIIFSFVFAQFVLRDPDGSLAFWTSIIPFTSPIIMMVRIPFGVPAWEIALSMLLLVIGFMGTTWLAARIYRVGILMYGKKVTYKELAKWIFYK from the coding sequence ATGCGAAATATTTTCCTTGTAATTAAAAGAGAATACCTGGTCCGGGTCAAAAAGAAGTCGTTTTTGGTCATGACCCTGCTCGGCCCTTTGCTTTTTGTTGGCTTCTACGCGGCGGTGATCTGGGTCGCTATCGGCTCGGTCGACACCAAAACGGTGCAGGTACTTGACGAGAGCGGATTGTTCCGGAGCGAGTTTAAAAATTCCGAGACACTCGCTTTCACTTTTATCGATGGGAATATTGACTCTGCGAAAGCAGACTTCCGGAAAACGGATGCAAATGCATTGGTTTACATTCCTAAAAATGTGATCAAAGAGCCAAAATCAGTGCGGATTTATGCCTCCAAGAATGTCAGCATGGACCTTAAATCGGAAATTGAAAAGGTAATTGAGAAGGAAATTGAAGATATCAAGCTCTCGGAAGCAGGAATTACGCACAAAATCCTGGAAGATTCGCGGGTTAATGTGAATTCGGAAACGATCAGTCTCAGTGAAGAAGGCGAAAAAAACAGCAGCTCGGCAGCTGCCACTGCAATAGGCGGGGTCTGTGCTTTTCTGATCTATATGTCCGTTTTTATTTACGGGACGCAGGTAATGCGGGGAATTACCGAGGAAAAAACGAGCCGCATTGTCGAAGTGATTATATCATCCGTCAAGCCTTTTCAGCTGATGCTCGGTAAGATCATTGGTGTCGCGCTGGTGGGGCTGACACAGTTTTTGCTCTGGATCATTTTAACAACCGCTTTGACGAGCGCCACTTCTGCGATCGTGAGCAGTCAGATCTCAAAAGAATCGCCGCAGGTACAGCAGGAAATGGAAAAAATGCAGAACGGAATGCCATCAAAGGGTGTGCCTGGAAGTAATGTGGAAAACCCTATGACCGAAATTCTGGGCGCGGTAAGCAGCCTGAACCTTCCCCTGATTATCGGCTGTTTTCTGTTCTACTATCTGGGTGGATATTTATTGTACAGTGCGTTGTTCGGCGCTGTTGGAGCGGCTGTTGATAACGACGCGGATACACAGCAGTTTATGCTTCCGATCACGCTGCCGATCATATTTTCATTTGTATTTGCACAGTTTGTGCTGCGCGACCCGGATGGCAGCCTCGCTTTCTGGACGTCGATTATCCCTTTCACCTCACCAATCATCATGATGGTACGAATCCCGTTTGGCGTACCGGCGTGGGAGATCGCCCTGTCGATGCTCTTGCTGGTGATCGGTTTTATGGGCACCACCTGGCTTGCAGCGCGCATTTATCGGGTCGGTATCCTGATGTACGGAAAAAAAGTCACTTATAAAGAGCTCGCCAAGTGGATTTTTTACAAATAG
- a CDS encoding ABC transporter ATP-binding protein, translated as MNIIEVRNVTKEYSNHIALDDVSISIPRGKIFGLLGPNGAGKTSLIRIINQITGPDKGEILFDGQRLNDSHISRIGYLPEERGLYKKMKVGDQLLYLAQLKGLSQKEALEKLKVWFIKFDIKTWWDKSVSDLSKGMQQKVQFVSTVLHEPDLIILDEPFSGFDPINANLIRDEILELKQKGSTIIFSTHRMETVEELCDHIALIHKSKKVLDGPKNEIKEQFKTHTYFVEYRGSLTGLSGFYEISAEKELENEYRRATIHLEENRSPNELLASLLPNIEIRSFGENIPSMSEIFMRSVNEVPEA; from the coding sequence ATGAATATCATTGAAGTCAGGAATGTTACAAAAGAGTATTCCAACCATATTGCCCTCGACGACGTAAGCATTTCCATTCCGAGGGGTAAGATCTTCGGTCTGCTTGGGCCGAACGGTGCGGGGAAAACTTCACTGATCCGCATTATCAATCAGATTACCGGGCCAGATAAAGGGGAAATATTGTTTGACGGGCAGAGACTTAATGACAGTCACATTTCGCGTATCGGCTATCTTCCTGAGGAGCGTGGGCTCTATAAGAAAATGAAAGTGGGCGATCAGCTTCTTTACCTCGCGCAGTTAAAGGGATTATCACAAAAGGAGGCGTTAGAGAAGTTAAAGGTCTGGTTTATCAAATTCGATATTAAAACCTGGTGGGACAAAAGCGTATCGGACCTTTCCAAGGGTATGCAGCAAAAGGTACAGTTCGTCTCTACCGTGCTCCACGAACCTGACCTCATTATTCTTGATGAGCCTTTCTCCGGTTTCGACCCTATCAATGCGAACCTGATCCGCGATGAGATCCTGGAGCTGAAACAAAAAGGAAGCACGATCATTTTTTCAACCCACAGAATGGAAACGGTGGAAGAACTTTGCGATCATATTGCATTGATACATAAGTCGAAAAAAGTGCTGGACGGGCCGAAAAACGAAATTAAGGAGCAATTTAAAACGCATACCTATTTTGTAGAGTACCGCGGCTCATTGACTGGATTGAGTGGCTTTTACGAAATATCAGCGGAAAAGGAACTCGAAAATGAATATCGCCGCGCAACTATTCATCTGGAAGAAAACAGAAGTCCCAATGAATTGCTCGCCAGTCTGTTACCGAATATCGAGATCAGGTCTTTCGGAGAGAATATCCCGAGTATGAGCGAAATTTTCATGCGTTCCGTCAACGAAGTGCCTGAGGCCTGA